The Deltaproteobacteria bacterium genome contains a region encoding:
- a CDS encoding DUF1624 domain-containing protein — translation MGRQAGADSGRPASPPRLGFLDACRGLAVVTMLFANFVNVFLHRVPLPLTHNYGDLLRPFDFPAPVFQFLIGVSLTLFLRKHVQLGRTPHRAKLAALRRFALLILLGMLLDCVGALHVGLRWGVLQTLGLGGMIATLLADAPGEGVMGVAIALLGCFSGALNGEVHASPIAALAFVPLTLGGLLVGRLLPRGQRRELGRFIRYTTALALGAGALAAAFYAAGIPFNKVVGTSSFVALAAGVSAAALAGTALAESLGMRFPDWLRAVGGNALTAWVLQYVLVYYPAWIAFPSWRRLPFFPGMAAILATTTALSALTVALGRRGIRIPI, via the coding sequence GTGGGCCGTCAGGCGGGTGCGGACTCCGGGAGACCGGCCTCGCCGCCGCGGCTCGGGTTCCTCGACGCCTGCCGCGGCCTCGCCGTCGTCACCATGCTGTTCGCGAACTTCGTCAACGTCTTCCTGCACCGCGTGCCGCTGCCGCTCACGCACAACTACGGCGACCTGCTGCGGCCCTTCGATTTTCCGGCCCCCGTCTTCCAGTTCCTGATCGGCGTCTCGCTGACGCTCTTCCTCCGCAAGCACGTCCAGCTCGGCCGCACGCCGCACCGGGCCAAGCTGGCCGCGCTGAGACGGTTCGCGCTCCTCATCCTCCTCGGCATGCTCCTCGACTGCGTGGGGGCACTGCACGTCGGGCTGCGGTGGGGCGTTCTCCAAACGCTCGGCCTCGGCGGCATGATCGCCACGCTCTTGGCCGACGCGCCCGGCGAGGGCGTCATGGGGGTCGCGATCGCGCTGCTCGGCTGCTTCTCCGGAGCGCTCAACGGGGAGGTGCACGCGAGCCCGATCGCCGCCCTCGCCTTCGTCCCGCTCACCCTGGGCGGCCTGCTCGTCGGCCGGCTGCTGCCGCGTGGCCAGCGCCGGGAGCTCGGGCGCTTCATCCGCTACACGACGGCGCTCGCGCTCGGCGCCGGCGCGCTCGCCGCCGCCTTCTACGCCGCGGGCATCCCGTTCAACAAGGTCGTGGGCACGAGCAGCTTCGTCGCGCTGGCGGCCGGCGTGTCCGCGGCCGCGCTCGCCGGGACGGCCCTCGCCGAGAGCCTCGGCATGCGCTTTCCGGACTGGCTCCGCGCGGTCGGCGGCAACGCGCTCACCGCGTGGGTGCTGCAGTACGTCCTCGTCTACTATCCGGCCTGGATCGCCTTCCCGAGCTGGCGCCGCCTGCCCTTCTTCCCGGGCATGGCGGCGATCCTCGCCACCACGACGGCGCTGAGCGCGCTCACCGTCGCGCTC